A DNA window from Zingiber officinale cultivar Zhangliang chromosome 3A, Zo_v1.1, whole genome shotgun sequence contains the following coding sequences:
- the LOC122052097 gene encoding protein FLX-like 3 has product MAGRGPLVRRPFPQPLHPAALEEELELQRMDIRRLIADNRGLAEDRSAFHRELAAAREELNRMNLVIADIQAEKEAHTRDMIEKGLKLEADMRAAEPLREEVIELRAEIKKLTAIRQELNDQVRSLSHDLTRTQSDNQQIPAMKAEIDRLHQELMHLRMSIEYDKKSNFELMEQRQSMEKNLVSMAREIEKLRADLASTEGRPQAASESYGTTLGSSDRPYSSTFGYDYGNKLPVTDKPNLYLAGSGSWGAISKTHLARR; this is encoded by the exons ATGGCTGGTAGAGGACCACTTGTTCGCCGACCTTTTCCCCAGCCTCTTCACCCTGCGGCACTTGAAGAGGAGCTTGAATTGCAGAGGATGGACATAAGGAGACTTATAGCGGATAACCGTGGGCTAGCTGAGGATCGTTCAGCTTTTCACAGGGAGTTGGCTGCTGCCAGGGAGGAACTCAACCGGATGAACTTGGTGATTGCAGATATCCAAGCTGAGAAAGAAGCTCACACAAGGGATATGATTGAAAAAGGATTAAAGCTAGAAGCTGATATGAGAGCTGCTGAACCTCTTAGAGAAGAGGTCATAGAACTACGTGCAGAAATTAAGAAGCTAACTGCCATTAGACAAGAGCTCAATGATCAGGTTCGTTCTCTTTCACATGATCTGACAAGGACTCAATCTGATAATCAACAGATCCCAGCCATGAAGGCGGAAATTGACAGGCTTCATCAGGAACTTATGCATCTTCG GATGTCTATTGAGTACGATAAGAAATCAAACTTTGAATTGATGGAGCAAAGGCAATCAATGGAGAAAAATTTGGTTTCCATGGCGCGTGAGATTGAAAAATTGCGTGCTGACTTGGCTAGTACTGAGGGGAGGCCACAGGCTGCAA GCGAAAGTTATGGGACTACACTTGGCAGCTCTGACAGACCCTACTCTTCAACGTTTGGATATGACTATGGCAATAAGCTG CCTGTTACTGACAAGCCTAATCTCTATCTTGCTGGATCTGGATCATGGGGAGCAATCAGCAAGACTCACCTTGCTCGTCGTTGA
- the LOC122052098 gene encoding UDP-glycosyltransferase TURAN-like isoform X3 → MESTEKKRGRVAVVVLGDIGRSPRMQYHALSLAEQENLLVDIVANGGSDPHVSIREHHSIRIYQMNPPSVPTLAAVKLSSWLRRSKFIIDWHNFGYTLLGLSHGRNHIIVKTYHWFESYFGRMADGSLCVTKAMQHELAENWEIKATVLYDQPPEFFHPTSMKEKHELFCRLKNDICPPNGAFDCIHTRNEKSFCFEASNELDHPSDSLFTSQVGNDIFLKPNRPALVVSSTSWTPDEDFSILLQAALMYDRRVSGVLGEDDSIAEEKLWLDIRKGEQLYPRLLFIITGKGPEKAKYEQQIKKLKLRRVAFRTMWLSAEDYPLLLGSADLGVSLHTSSSGLDLPMKVVDMFGCGLPVCAASYSCIKELVKVEKNGLLFSSPSELADEFMMLFKGFPDKCESLKSLKDGALATSSSSKWSTEWETHAMPLISEIIS, encoded by the exons ATGGAATCGACTGAGAAGAAGAGAGGCCGAGTCGCGGTGGTTGTCCTTGGCGACATTGGTCGAAGCCCCCGCATGCAGTACCACGCCCTCTCCCTTGCTGAACAG GAAAATTTACTCGTAGACATTGTTGCAAATGGAG GTAGTGATCCTCATGTGTCCATAAGAGAGCACCATTCAATTCGTATTTACCAAATG AATCCACCATCTGTTCCCACACTAGCCGCTGTCAAATTATCTAGTTGGCTAAGACGGTCCAAGTTTATAATTGATTGGCACAATTTTGGATATACACTTCTTGGGTTGTCCCATGGAAGAAATCATATCATTGTGAAAACCTACCATTG gtttgaAAGTTACTTTGGGAGGATGGCTGATGGTTCATTGTGTGTTACAAAGGCAATGCAGCACGAACTTGCCGAAAATTGGGAAATCAA AGCAACAGTTCTTTATGATCAGCCCCCTGAGTTCTTCCATCCTACTTCAATGAAGGAGAAGCATGAG TTATTTTGTAGGTTGAAGAATGATATATGTCCACCCAATGGAGCATTTGATTGCATCCACACAC GGAATGAAAAGTCATTCTGCTTTGAAGCCAGCAATGAGTTGGATCATCCTAGTGATTCTTTGTTTACTTCTCAAGTGGGCAATGACATTTTCTTGAAACCAAACAGGCCTGCCCTTGTCGTCAGTAGCACAAGCTG GACGCCAGATGAAGATTTTAGTATACTTCTACAAGCGGCACTTATGTATGATCGACGTGTTTCTGGGGTCCTGGGTGAGGATGATTCAATTGCTGAGGAGAAACTTTGGTTGGATATCCGTAAGGGGGAACAACTGTACCCTAGATTGTTGTTTATCATAACCG GTAAGGGGCCAGAAAAAGCAAAATATGAACAACAgataaagaaattaaaacttaGGCGTGTGGCCTTCAGAACCATGTGGCTATCAGCCGAGGACTATCCATTATTACTCG GCTCTGCGGATCTAGGCGTATCGTTGCACACTTCTTCATCCGGTTTGGACCTTCCCATGAAG GTTGTTGATATGTTTGGATGCGGGCTGCCCGTATGTGCGGCTTCATACTCATG CATCAAGGAGCTAGTTAAGGTTGAGAAGAATGGACTACTGTTTTCTTCGCCATCTGAACTCGCCGATGAATTTATG ATGCTTTTCAAAGGCTTCCCGGATAAATGCGAGTCTCTGAAATCTTTAAAGGATGGTGCTTTGGCTACAAGCTCAAGTTCAAAATGGTCTACCGAATGGGAAACTCATGCGATGCCACTTATTTCCGAG ATCATATCGTAG
- the LOC122052098 gene encoding UDP-glycosyltransferase TURAN-like isoform X1: protein MESTEKKRGRVAVVVLGDIGRSPRMQYHALSLAEQENLLVDIVANGGSDPHVSIREHHSIRIYQMGSVHLKGLSKISSALALVVKAAIQFVILVWFLCVKIARPDAFIVQNPPSVPTLAAVKLSSWLRRSKFIIDWHNFGYTLLGLSHGRNHIIVKTYHWFESYFGRMADGSLCVTKAMQHELAENWEIKATVLYDQPPEFFHPTSMKEKHELFCRLKNDICPPNGAFDCIHTRNEKSFCFEASNELDHPSDSLFTSQVGNDIFLKPNRPALVVSSTSWTPDEDFSILLQAALMYDRRVSGVLGEDDSIAEEKLWLDIRKGEQLYPRLLFIITGKGPEKAKYEQQIKKLKLRRVAFRTMWLSAEDYPLLLGSADLGVSLHTSSSGLDLPMKVVDMFGCGLPVCAASYSCIKELVKVEKNGLLFSSPSELADEFMMLFKGFPDKCESLKSLKDGALATSSSSKWSTEWETHAMPLISEIIS, encoded by the exons ATGGAATCGACTGAGAAGAAGAGAGGCCGAGTCGCGGTGGTTGTCCTTGGCGACATTGGTCGAAGCCCCCGCATGCAGTACCACGCCCTCTCCCTTGCTGAACAG GAAAATTTACTCGTAGACATTGTTGCAAATGGAG GTAGTGATCCTCATGTGTCCATAAGAGAGCACCATTCAATTCGTATTTACCAAATG GGGTCAGTACACCTCAAAGGGTTATCAAAGATATCAAGTGCATTGGCACTAGTAGTCAAGGCCGCAATTCAATTTGTTATCCTAGTTTGGTTTCTTTGTGTTAAGATTGCTCGCCCAGATGCTTTCATTGTTCAG AATCCACCATCTGTTCCCACACTAGCCGCTGTCAAATTATCTAGTTGGCTAAGACGGTCCAAGTTTATAATTGATTGGCACAATTTTGGATATACACTTCTTGGGTTGTCCCATGGAAGAAATCATATCATTGTGAAAACCTACCATTG gtttgaAAGTTACTTTGGGAGGATGGCTGATGGTTCATTGTGTGTTACAAAGGCAATGCAGCACGAACTTGCCGAAAATTGGGAAATCAA AGCAACAGTTCTTTATGATCAGCCCCCTGAGTTCTTCCATCCTACTTCAATGAAGGAGAAGCATGAG TTATTTTGTAGGTTGAAGAATGATATATGTCCACCCAATGGAGCATTTGATTGCATCCACACAC GGAATGAAAAGTCATTCTGCTTTGAAGCCAGCAATGAGTTGGATCATCCTAGTGATTCTTTGTTTACTTCTCAAGTGGGCAATGACATTTTCTTGAAACCAAACAGGCCTGCCCTTGTCGTCAGTAGCACAAGCTG GACGCCAGATGAAGATTTTAGTATACTTCTACAAGCGGCACTTATGTATGATCGACGTGTTTCTGGGGTCCTGGGTGAGGATGATTCAATTGCTGAGGAGAAACTTTGGTTGGATATCCGTAAGGGGGAACAACTGTACCCTAGATTGTTGTTTATCATAACCG GTAAGGGGCCAGAAAAAGCAAAATATGAACAACAgataaagaaattaaaacttaGGCGTGTGGCCTTCAGAACCATGTGGCTATCAGCCGAGGACTATCCATTATTACTCG GCTCTGCGGATCTAGGCGTATCGTTGCACACTTCTTCATCCGGTTTGGACCTTCCCATGAAG GTTGTTGATATGTTTGGATGCGGGCTGCCCGTATGTGCGGCTTCATACTCATG CATCAAGGAGCTAGTTAAGGTTGAGAAGAATGGACTACTGTTTTCTTCGCCATCTGAACTCGCCGATGAATTTATG ATGCTTTTCAAAGGCTTCCCGGATAAATGCGAGTCTCTGAAATCTTTAAAGGATGGTGCTTTGGCTACAAGCTCAAGTTCAAAATGGTCTACCGAATGGGAAACTCATGCGATGCCACTTATTTCCGAG ATCATATCGTAG
- the LOC122052098 gene encoding UDP-glycosyltransferase TURAN-like isoform X4, which yields MGSVHLKGLSKISSALALVVKAAIQFVILVWFLCVKIARPDAFIVQNPPSVPTLAAVKLSSWLRRSKFIIDWHNFGYTLLGLSHGRNHIIVKTYHWFESYFGRMADGSLCVTKAMQHELAENWEIKATVLYDQPPEFFHPTSMKEKHELFCRLKNDICPPNGAFDCIHTRNEKSFCFEASNELDHPSDSLFTSQVGNDIFLKPNRPALVVSSTSWTPDEDFSILLQAALMYDRRVSGVLGEDDSIAEEKLWLDIRKGEQLYPRLLFIITGKGPEKAKYEQQIKKLKLRRVAFRTMWLSAEDYPLLLGSADLGVSLHTSSSGLDLPMKVVDMFGCGLPVCAASYSCIKELVKVEKNGLLFSSPSELADEFMMLFKGFPDKCESLKSLKDGALATSSSSKWSTEWETHAMPLISEIIS from the exons ATG GGGTCAGTACACCTCAAAGGGTTATCAAAGATATCAAGTGCATTGGCACTAGTAGTCAAGGCCGCAATTCAATTTGTTATCCTAGTTTGGTTTCTTTGTGTTAAGATTGCTCGCCCAGATGCTTTCATTGTTCAG AATCCACCATCTGTTCCCACACTAGCCGCTGTCAAATTATCTAGTTGGCTAAGACGGTCCAAGTTTATAATTGATTGGCACAATTTTGGATATACACTTCTTGGGTTGTCCCATGGAAGAAATCATATCATTGTGAAAACCTACCATTG gtttgaAAGTTACTTTGGGAGGATGGCTGATGGTTCATTGTGTGTTACAAAGGCAATGCAGCACGAACTTGCCGAAAATTGGGAAATCAA AGCAACAGTTCTTTATGATCAGCCCCCTGAGTTCTTCCATCCTACTTCAATGAAGGAGAAGCATGAG TTATTTTGTAGGTTGAAGAATGATATATGTCCACCCAATGGAGCATTTGATTGCATCCACACAC GGAATGAAAAGTCATTCTGCTTTGAAGCCAGCAATGAGTTGGATCATCCTAGTGATTCTTTGTTTACTTCTCAAGTGGGCAATGACATTTTCTTGAAACCAAACAGGCCTGCCCTTGTCGTCAGTAGCACAAGCTG GACGCCAGATGAAGATTTTAGTATACTTCTACAAGCGGCACTTATGTATGATCGACGTGTTTCTGGGGTCCTGGGTGAGGATGATTCAATTGCTGAGGAGAAACTTTGGTTGGATATCCGTAAGGGGGAACAACTGTACCCTAGATTGTTGTTTATCATAACCG GTAAGGGGCCAGAAAAAGCAAAATATGAACAACAgataaagaaattaaaacttaGGCGTGTGGCCTTCAGAACCATGTGGCTATCAGCCGAGGACTATCCATTATTACTCG GCTCTGCGGATCTAGGCGTATCGTTGCACACTTCTTCATCCGGTTTGGACCTTCCCATGAAG GTTGTTGATATGTTTGGATGCGGGCTGCCCGTATGTGCGGCTTCATACTCATG CATCAAGGAGCTAGTTAAGGTTGAGAAGAATGGACTACTGTTTTCTTCGCCATCTGAACTCGCCGATGAATTTATG ATGCTTTTCAAAGGCTTCCCGGATAAATGCGAGTCTCTGAAATCTTTAAAGGATGGTGCTTTGGCTACAAGCTCAAGTTCAAAATGGTCTACCGAATGGGAAACTCATGCGATGCCACTTATTTCCGAG ATCATATCGTAG
- the LOC122052098 gene encoding UDP-glycosyltransferase TURAN-like isoform X2, with product MLHGSDPHVSIREHHSIRIYQMGSVHLKGLSKISSALALVVKAAIQFVILVWFLCVKIARPDAFIVQNPPSVPTLAAVKLSSWLRRSKFIIDWHNFGYTLLGLSHGRNHIIVKTYHWFESYFGRMADGSLCVTKAMQHELAENWEIKATVLYDQPPEFFHPTSMKEKHELFCRLKNDICPPNGAFDCIHTRNEKSFCFEASNELDHPSDSLFTSQVGNDIFLKPNRPALVVSSTSWTPDEDFSILLQAALMYDRRVSGVLGEDDSIAEEKLWLDIRKGEQLYPRLLFIITGKGPEKAKYEQQIKKLKLRRVAFRTMWLSAEDYPLLLGSADLGVSLHTSSSGLDLPMKVVDMFGCGLPVCAASYSCIKELVKVEKNGLLFSSPSELADEFMMLFKGFPDKCESLKSLKDGALATSSSSKWSTEWETHAMPLISEIIS from the exons ATGCTACATG GTAGTGATCCTCATGTGTCCATAAGAGAGCACCATTCAATTCGTATTTACCAAATG GGGTCAGTACACCTCAAAGGGTTATCAAAGATATCAAGTGCATTGGCACTAGTAGTCAAGGCCGCAATTCAATTTGTTATCCTAGTTTGGTTTCTTTGTGTTAAGATTGCTCGCCCAGATGCTTTCATTGTTCAG AATCCACCATCTGTTCCCACACTAGCCGCTGTCAAATTATCTAGTTGGCTAAGACGGTCCAAGTTTATAATTGATTGGCACAATTTTGGATATACACTTCTTGGGTTGTCCCATGGAAGAAATCATATCATTGTGAAAACCTACCATTG gtttgaAAGTTACTTTGGGAGGATGGCTGATGGTTCATTGTGTGTTACAAAGGCAATGCAGCACGAACTTGCCGAAAATTGGGAAATCAA AGCAACAGTTCTTTATGATCAGCCCCCTGAGTTCTTCCATCCTACTTCAATGAAGGAGAAGCATGAG TTATTTTGTAGGTTGAAGAATGATATATGTCCACCCAATGGAGCATTTGATTGCATCCACACAC GGAATGAAAAGTCATTCTGCTTTGAAGCCAGCAATGAGTTGGATCATCCTAGTGATTCTTTGTTTACTTCTCAAGTGGGCAATGACATTTTCTTGAAACCAAACAGGCCTGCCCTTGTCGTCAGTAGCACAAGCTG GACGCCAGATGAAGATTTTAGTATACTTCTACAAGCGGCACTTATGTATGATCGACGTGTTTCTGGGGTCCTGGGTGAGGATGATTCAATTGCTGAGGAGAAACTTTGGTTGGATATCCGTAAGGGGGAACAACTGTACCCTAGATTGTTGTTTATCATAACCG GTAAGGGGCCAGAAAAAGCAAAATATGAACAACAgataaagaaattaaaacttaGGCGTGTGGCCTTCAGAACCATGTGGCTATCAGCCGAGGACTATCCATTATTACTCG GCTCTGCGGATCTAGGCGTATCGTTGCACACTTCTTCATCCGGTTTGGACCTTCCCATGAAG GTTGTTGATATGTTTGGATGCGGGCTGCCCGTATGTGCGGCTTCATACTCATG CATCAAGGAGCTAGTTAAGGTTGAGAAGAATGGACTACTGTTTTCTTCGCCATCTGAACTCGCCGATGAATTTATG ATGCTTTTCAAAGGCTTCCCGGATAAATGCGAGTCTCTGAAATCTTTAAAGGATGGTGCTTTGGCTACAAGCTCAAGTTCAAAATGGTCTACCGAATGGGAAACTCATGCGATGCCACTTATTTCCGAG ATCATATCGTAG